The following are encoded together in the Salvia hispanica cultivar TCC Black 2014 chromosome 6, UniMelb_Shisp_WGS_1.0, whole genome shotgun sequence genome:
- the LOC125195541 gene encoding receptor-like protein 47 has product MSKESMISEKRITIKNALFVLSCVFVSGDAEVRCIESEREALLSFTNGTMDRFGIISSWRSNECCEWLGVECSNTTGHVIALKIFGLNFGGKVGSSLLELHHLNHLDLSGNDFGGTPIPEFIGSMKQLQHLFLRDSNFSGSIPAQLGNLTNLRSLDLSFNSLSSISPFMLGSVFESLEKLDLSVNQINGSMPDPRAFPSLIELNLMVNNFTGTIPMSIGQLSNLQLLSLSYNYLEGLVSESHFIKLDKLQRLYLSFNPSLHIASDWIPPFQLNILSLVGCNVGPYFPKWIQTQRNLSSLDLSSANIRDEAPRWLWSVSSSLRGLYLSDNQINGTIPNLSSTSIRYTHLSYNQFSGPIPLFPATTSEFLLSGNMFSGSISSICNTDHHDLLHLDISNNQLAGEVPDCWEKLPNLHTLNLANNSLSGEIPPSFSSLQKLNRLQMHGNNLYGELPYNLCNSPPS; this is encoded by the coding sequence ATGAGTAAAGAGAGTATGATTTCtgaaaaaagaataacaatCAAAAATGCtctttttgttctttcttGTGTGTTTGTTTCAGGAGACGCAGAAGTGAGATGCATCGAGAGTGAGCGAGAAGCTCTTCTTAGCTTCACGAATGGCACCATGGACCGGTTTGGTATTATCTCGTCGTGGCGGAGCAACGAATGCTGTGAATGGCTCGGTGTTGAGTGCAGCAACACCACTGGCCATGTCATCGCCCTCAAAATTTTTGGTTTAAATTTTGGAGGTAAGGTTGGCTCTTCGTTGCTTGAGTTGCATCATTTAAATCATCTTGATCTCAGTGGGAATGATTTTGGAGGCACTCCAATCCCGGAATTCATTGGTTCTATGAAGCAATTGCAACACTTGTTTCTTAGAGATTCTAACTTTTCTGGGAGTATTCCTGCTCAGTTAGGGAACCTCACCAACCTACGCTCACTCGATCTCTCGTTTAACTCTTTGAGTTCCATATCCCCTTTTATGCTTGGTTCTGTATTTGAATCACTTGAAAAGCTGGACTTGTCTGTTAACCAAATCAATGGTTCAATGCCAGACCCGAGAGCATTTCCTTCATTGATAGAACTAAATCTTATGGTTAATAACTTTACAGGCACCATTCCTATGAGTATTGGCCAACTCTCAAATCTTCAACTTCTATCTCtatcttataattatttggaAGGTTTAGTTTCTGAGTCCCACTTCATCAAGCTTGATAAGTTACAAAGACTATATTTATCCTTTAATCCATCCTTGCATATTGCTTCTGATTGGATTCCGCCTTTCCAGTTGAATATCTTATCTTTAGTCGGGTGCAATGTGGGCCCGTATTTTCCAAAATGGATTCAAACTCAGAGGAATTTGTCATCCCTTGATCTTAGTAGTGCCAATATAAGAGATGAAGCCCCGAGGTGGTTGTGGAGTGTGTCTTCTTCATTACGTGGCTTATATCTGTCCGACAATCAAATTAATGGTACTATTCCGAATCTCTCATCCACCTCCATCCGGTATACGCATCTTAGTTACAATCAATTCTCGGGTCCTATACCATTATTTCCCGCCACAACCTCCGAGTTTCTATTAAGTGGAAATATGTTCTCCGGCTCAATTTCATCTATTTGCAACACTGACCACCATGATCTCCTACATCTTGACATTTCAAATAATCAGTTGGCGGGAGAGGTTCCCGACTGCTGGGAGAAATTGCCGAACTTGCACACCCTTAATCTGGCTAACAACAGTCTTTCTGGTGAAATCCCTCCCTCTTTCAGCagtttacaaaaattaaatagactCCAAATGCATGGTAATAATTTATATGGTGAGTTGCCTTACAATTtgtgtaacagcccgccctcctag